The nucleotide sequence GCCGAATTGCGACGCAGTAATGAAGCGTTAGATTCGTTTGCCTACGCAGCTTCCCACGATCTGAAAGAGCCGCTGCGGGGCATCCACAATTACGCGGTGTTTTTGCTAGAAGACTATGGGGAGATTTTGGATGGCGAGGGTCGCGATCGCCTGAAAACTGTGGTGCGTCTCACCCGGCGCATGGAGTCGCTGCTTGACGTGCTGCTGCGATTCTCGCAACTGGGGCGGGCGGAATTGCAGCGACGGCCAGTCGACCTGAATCTATTGCTAGATCGAGCCATTGAAGTGGCCCGCATGAATCCTCAAGGATCTGAGGCCAGTTTCCGCATTCCTCGTCCCTTGCCAATTGTGGAATGCGATCCAGTCTTGACGAACGAAGTATTTAGCAATTTGATTGGCAACGCTCTCAAGTACAACGACAGTCCTGAAGTGTGGGTGGAGATTGGCTATCTCGCTGGCGACGAACAATGGAAATTGGGTTGGATGGAAGAGTTCCTAATTGAATCTGCGCCTGCGGTCATTTACGTTCGCGATAACGGCATTGGCATTCGCGAACGCCATCGCGAGACGATTTTCCGCCTGTTCAAGCGACTACATGCCCAAAAGCAATATGGAGGAGGTACGGGAGCCGGTTTGACAATTGTCAAAAAAATTGTGGAGCGTCATGGGGGGCGAATTTGGCTGGAATCAAACTATGGCAAGGGCTCGACATTTTACTTTACGCTGTCGGCTGTGGAAAAGGGCGCATGAGGAACTTTGGCAGAATGGTACTGAAATCAGTGCAACCCAAAAGCCAGCTTATGTTTGAGGATGGGTATGACCATTGGGGCTTGCGAACTCTCGGTACCTAATGACAGAGAAACTCTATCTCCTTATTGGCTTTTCTCAGGCGTTCAAACAAAATACGGCATAGATTAGTCAAGATTTTTCCCTTCAGTGCAGGTTGCTCTACACTTAAACGCTCAAATTGAACTTTTGAAAGCACGTAACATTCAGAATGCCTAGGCACAATAATATCAGCAGTCCTCTCGAATATACCAACCAAAGGTATTTCACCAAAAGCCATTCCAGGTGTAATCGTCGCAAGGCGCTTTTGTTTGCCATCCTGCAGTGAAATAACAACCATGACTTCCCCCTTTAGCAGAAAGAAGACTTCATCAGCCTTCTCTCCTTTATGGCAAATTACATCATCAGCCGAATAGCTTCTGAGTTCCAAGAAACTGTGTAAACATCGTATTTCTTCTTCGCTCAGTCCTACACATAGCTGTTGTTCCTGTAACGGGCAGAACTCTTCCAACAGATGAAGTGGACTGAGTTCTCTAGAGATTAGCTGGGTTTCACACCACTCGATCGCAAAATCATTCTCGATGAATAATTTTACTTTTTGGGATAAGCGATCGCTACATTTCTCTTGGATATAGTCTTCGAATGGACGTACAGAATCTAAATGGGTGAGAACGACTTCAAAGCTATCACTCTCAGTCAGATTTTCAAATAGATTAGCTAGCAGCCAACAAGCCGCTGGATCGATTCCCAGAACTCGCTTAAAGTCAATAATCAAAAAATCTATTCCTTTGACTCCTTCAACAATTTCTCGAACACATATCTCAGTTGTTGAAAATGTCAAGTTCCCTTGAAGTTCGTAAAGCCGAATCCGTTGGCCCTGTTTGCTCAAGAAATCAACTTCTATAGGAGATCTCAATCTAGACGAACTCACTTGAGAAGCATTGTGACTGAGGCGAATTGGGCTGGTCGAAGTGGGTGCATTGAAAAGGTGCAAGTCAAAATTGGCCGATAGGTCGCTACACACAGCAATGCCGCGTACACTGTTGCCGAGCTTATCCAATCGCGGCGAGAAGACACTAATGGCTAATCGACCGGGCAGCACAGCAACAATACCACCCCCAACTCCACTTTTTGCAGGTAAACCTACTCTAAATACCCATTCTCCTGCATAGTTATACATACCACTTGTGCCCATAACACTCAGCACATTCGTGACATATTTTGGTTCCAAGCATACCTGCCCCGTAAGAGGGTTCGTTCCAGAATTGGCTAGCGTCGCTCCCATAAGAGCTAAATCGCGACAATTCACCGCAATCGAGCATTGACGAAAATAAGCATCGATCGCATTCATAGGATCTTGATGGGCTTCGATGATATTAAAATTCTTCAACATCCAGGCGATCGCCCTATTTCGATCTCCAGTCTTACTTTCCGATTCATAGACATTGCGATCGAGGCTGAGTGCTCGACCAGCATATTGCGAGAAGCGCTCGAGAATACGATTAAATTTTTGTTCTGGAGTAACTCCTTGAATTAAATTGACGACAGCGATCGCGCCAGCATTAATCATTGGATTGAAAGGACGACCCGACCCTTCTTCAAGACTGATGGAGTTGAATGCATCGCCACTAGGCTCGACCGATACTTTATCGATTACCTTATCTAGTCCATTATCCTCAAGCGCAATTCCATAGGCAAATGCTTTAGAAATAGACTGTATGGTAAAAGACTGATTTGTATCTCCAACTTCATAAATTTTCCCATCTACTGAAGCGAGGCAAATGCCAAACCAATCTGGATAGACTTTAGCTAGCTCTGGGATATAGTCTGCAACGTTCCCTTCTTTAAGATTTATGTATTTGTCGTGGAGATAATTAATATAGTTTTGGACTGGCGAGCTGGTTTGCGCTGAGAGCCTGAGGGATTCAAGCATTATTTCCATGATACTTAAGTAATATACAATTTGAGTAATACTAAATGAGCTAAACTGTCTGATATGTATTTATGACTACAAAATACTATCTTGATTGATGATACCTGCCGAGCTCGATGGCGGCAGACTGAGTGATTTGAAATTGTAATGTCTATCCGATTGATGTTCTGTCGAGAGTTGTCTTAAAGGATCGAGTTGTGGCTTTCTATTTTCGGTATAGCGATCGCCCCTTTGAAAACATTCCTACCAGCGTTGTGCCCAGCTAGGAGCGGGGATGGGGTTCGGGTCGAGAACAGATAGATCTTCTTCAAACACAACCTCGGGGCGATTGGCATCTAGATTGCGAACTTGCAGCTTGCCCGATCGAGTGGCTACCAGCATTTGACCTTCCCCATTCCAGTCCGCCCATTGGAGGTCTTCCAGCAACTCTAGGTCTCCGTCAGATTCCAGCGAATAGAGAACGCGCAGGCCATCAACCGACTGGTCTATGCCAAACTCTCCACCGGCCCAACCCACACTTTCAAGGCAAAGCACGTGCTTGCCTCCGGGTTGTCGTTTTTGCAGTCGAGCATTGCGACGTCCATCCCAAAAATCCTTAGCTTGGCGTGGCGGCGAGTCAGAAGCTTCCTCCCAACCGCGACGCCGTTCATTCGCGAATTGAACAA is from Synechococcus sp. PCC 7336 and encodes:
- the glsA gene encoding glutaminase A — protein: MLESLRLSAQTSSPVQNYINYLHDKYINLKEGNVADYIPELAKVYPDWFGICLASVDGKIYEVGDTNQSFTIQSISKAFAYGIALEDNGLDKVIDKVSVEPSGDAFNSISLEEGSGRPFNPMINAGAIAVVNLIQGVTPEQKFNRILERFSQYAGRALSLDRNVYESESKTGDRNRAIAWMLKNFNIIEAHQDPMNAIDAYFRQCSIAVNCRDLALMGATLANSGTNPLTGQVCLEPKYVTNVLSVMGTSGMYNYAGEWVFRVGLPAKSGVGGGIVAVLPGRLAISVFSPRLDKLGNSVRGIAVCSDLSANFDLHLFNAPTSTSPIRLSHNASQVSSSRLRSPIEVDFLSKQGQRIRLYELQGNLTFSTTEICVREIVEGVKGIDFLIIDFKRVLGIDPAACWLLANLFENLTESDSFEVVLTHLDSVRPFEDYIQEKCSDRLSQKVKLFIENDFAIEWCETQLISRELSPLHLLEEFCPLQEQQLCVGLSEEEIRCLHSFLELRSYSADDVICHKGEKADEVFFLLKGEVMVVISLQDGKQKRLATITPGMAFGEIPLVGIFERTADIIVPRHSECYVLSKVQFERLSVEQPALKGKILTNLCRILFERLRKANKEIEFLCH